One Nonomuraea angiospora DNA segment encodes these proteins:
- a CDS encoding carbohydrate ABC transporter permease codes for MATTHRATTHRAAAARRPWGVAPTGLLLLGAIYCLFPVLWVLIAATKSPGELFTTSTLAFGTGFADNVSQLFAYRDGVFWLWAANTLVYAGGGALLSTAVSAISGYALAKFRFPGRNLIFNLLIGGILVPAVVLAIPQYLLFSKVGLADTYWAVLLPQILHPYSIYLARIYATAAIPDSLLEAGRIDGATEWRLMYRVALPLMVPGMVTIFLFQFVAIWNNFLLPFIMLGDDGKFPLTVGLFTLLQSGANQPSLYNLILTGAFLSLVPLIALFLTMQRYWKTDLSSGAVK; via the coding sequence ATGGCCACGACACACCGCGCCACGACACATCGGGCGGCGGCCGCACGCAGGCCGTGGGGAGTGGCCCCGACCGGGCTGCTCCTGCTCGGCGCGATCTACTGCCTGTTCCCGGTGCTCTGGGTGCTGATCGCGGCGACCAAGTCGCCGGGCGAGCTGTTCACCACCTCGACGCTGGCCTTCGGCACCGGCTTCGCCGACAACGTGAGCCAGCTGTTCGCCTACCGGGACGGGGTGTTCTGGCTGTGGGCGGCCAACACGCTGGTGTACGCGGGCGGCGGCGCCCTGCTGTCGACCGCGGTCTCGGCGATCTCGGGGTACGCGCTGGCGAAGTTCCGCTTCCCCGGCCGCAACCTCATCTTCAACCTGCTCATCGGCGGTATCCTCGTGCCGGCCGTGGTGCTGGCGATCCCGCAGTACCTGCTGTTCTCCAAGGTCGGGCTGGCCGACACCTACTGGGCCGTCCTGCTGCCGCAGATCCTGCACCCGTACAGCATCTACCTGGCCCGCATCTACGCCACGGCGGCCATCCCGGACTCGCTGCTGGAGGCGGGTCGGATCGACGGGGCCACCGAGTGGCGGCTGATGTACCGGGTGGCCCTGCCGCTGATGGTGCCGGGCATGGTGACGATCTTCCTGTTCCAGTTCGTGGCCATCTGGAACAACTTCCTGCTGCCGTTCATCATGCTCGGCGACGACGGCAAGTTCCCGCTCACGGTGGGCCTGTTCACGCTGCTGCAGTCGGGGGCGAACCAGCCCTCGCTCTACAACCTGATCCTCACCGGGGCCTTCCTGTCGCTCGTCCCCTTGATCGCGCTCTTCCTCACGATGCAGCGATACTGGAAGACCGACCTGTCCTCCGGAGCCGTGAAATGA
- a CDS encoding SAM-dependent methyltransferase, with product MADRRPERAPRGIDTSRPSVSRVYDFMLGGKDNYEADRELGLRALEIAPDARESARANREFLGRVVRFLAAGAGLRQFLDLGCGLPTRDNVHEIAQSAAPGSRVVYVDHDPIVLVHARALLAVNDATTVVEADVRDPDAILDDPETRRLIDLGEPVGLLMFGILHHLADHEDPAGIAARLMARLPAGSHLAVSHFCDPGTAHPEASAQAYAAEKLFDEGLGTGRWRAREEILACFDGLELLEPGLVPLPEWRPDPGDLARPGLSRHTLAGAVARKAR from the coding sequence ATGGCCGACCGCCGGCCGGAGCGCGCGCCGCGCGGAATCGACACCTCCAGGCCCAGCGTCTCCCGCGTCTACGACTTCATGCTCGGCGGCAAGGACAATTACGAGGCCGACCGCGAGCTGGGGCTGCGGGCGCTGGAGATCGCCCCGGACGCGCGCGAGTCGGCGCGGGCGAACCGGGAGTTCCTCGGGCGGGTGGTCAGGTTCCTGGCGGCGGGGGCCGGGCTGCGCCAGTTCCTGGACCTCGGCTGCGGGCTGCCCACTCGGGACAACGTCCACGAGATCGCCCAGTCGGCCGCTCCCGGCAGCCGGGTCGTCTACGTCGACCACGACCCGATCGTGCTCGTCCACGCCCGCGCGCTGCTGGCCGTGAACGACGCGACCACGGTCGTCGAGGCCGATGTCAGGGACCCGGACGCGATCCTCGACGACCCGGAGACCAGGCGTCTCATCGACCTCGGCGAGCCGGTCGGGCTGCTGATGTTCGGCATCCTGCATCACCTGGCCGACCACGAGGACCCGGCCGGGATCGCCGCCCGCCTGATGGCCCGGCTGCCGGCCGGCAGCCACCTGGCCGTCTCCCACTTCTGCGACCCGGGCACGGCGCACCCCGAGGCGTCCGCCCAGGCGTACGCCGCCGAGAAGCTGTTCGACGAGGGCCTGGGCACCGGCCGGTGGCGCGCCCGTGAAGAGATCCTGGCCTGCTTCGACGGTCTGGAGCTGCTGGAGCCCGGGCTCGTGCCGCTGCCGGAGTGGCGGCCGGACCCCGGCGACCTCGCCCGGCCCGGCCTGTCCCGTCACACCCTGGCCGGCGCGGTCGCACGCAAGGCCCGGTGA
- a CDS encoding beta-galactosidase — translation MYPERPAGIAFGGDYNPEQWPREILEEDVALMREAGVNLVSLGLFSWALMEPAEGRYEFGWLDEIVDRLHAAGVAVDLATPTAAPPAWFIRKYPDVLPVTREGTRIGFGGRQSACSSAPAFREATARLVRALGEHYRGHPAVVMWHVHNEYGAPLGECYCEHSVAAWRVWLEATYRDISALNDAWGATFWGQTYTDWAEIDAPRFNHTVVNPAQRLDYARFSDGQHREHYALQRDILRELTPGLPVTTNFAGTVNCKSADLWQWARELDVVANDHYLQAERPDNHIDLAMSADLARSVAGGAPWMLMEHSAGAVNWQPRNLAKRPGEMRRNSLAHVARGSDSVLFFQFRASRFGAEKFHSGMVPHAGTGSAQWREVVRLGADLRRLADLRGSRVRAEVALVWDWESYWALELDWRPSVDLAFRERMDAFYEALWREHVTVDFVHPSADISGYRVVVAPSSYLLTEASAKNLHRYVEAGGNLLVSYFSGIVDEHDTIHPGAHPGALRELLGLSIEEFHPLREHETVTLAGGGTARIWSERVHPAGAVPVRDFATGPDAGHPALTRHDLGAGTAWYLATAPVTGLRELLAQVLDHADVSRPRGLPDTLELVRRGGHVFLINHGDEPVTVEGVTGTSVFDGVRHEGSVTVAPGAVTVIAP, via the coding sequence ATGTATCCGGAGCGTCCTGCCGGCATCGCCTTTGGCGGCGACTACAACCCGGAGCAGTGGCCACGCGAGATCCTGGAGGAGGACGTGGCCCTGATGCGCGAGGCCGGGGTCAACCTGGTCAGCCTGGGCCTGTTCTCGTGGGCGCTGATGGAGCCCGCGGAGGGGCGCTACGAGTTCGGCTGGCTGGACGAGATCGTCGACCGGCTGCACGCGGCCGGGGTCGCCGTCGATCTGGCCACGCCGACCGCCGCCCCGCCCGCCTGGTTCATCCGGAAATATCCGGACGTGCTGCCGGTGACCAGGGAGGGGACGCGGATCGGGTTCGGCGGCCGGCAGAGCGCCTGCTCCAGCGCCCCGGCCTTCCGCGAGGCGACCGCTCGGCTGGTGCGCGCGCTGGGCGAGCACTACCGCGGGCATCCCGCCGTGGTCATGTGGCACGTGCACAACGAGTACGGGGCGCCGCTCGGCGAGTGCTACTGCGAGCACAGCGTGGCGGCCTGGCGGGTGTGGCTGGAAGCCACGTATCGCGATATTTCCGCATTGAACGACGCCTGGGGCGCCACCTTCTGGGGCCAGACGTACACCGACTGGGCGGAGATCGACGCCCCCCGCTTCAACCACACCGTCGTCAACCCGGCCCAGCGCCTCGACTACGCCCGCTTCAGCGACGGCCAGCACCGCGAGCACTACGCGCTCCAGCGCGACATCCTGCGCGAGCTGACCCCCGGCCTCCCCGTGACCACCAACTTCGCCGGCACCGTCAACTGCAAGTCCGCCGACCTGTGGCAGTGGGCCCGCGAGCTGGACGTGGTCGCCAACGACCACTACCTCCAGGCCGAGCGGCCGGACAACCACATCGACCTGGCCATGTCCGCCGACCTGGCCCGCTCGGTGGCGGGCGGCGCGCCGTGGATGCTCATGGAGCACTCGGCGGGGGCGGTCAACTGGCAGCCGCGCAACCTCGCCAAGCGCCCCGGCGAGATGCGCCGCAACAGCCTGGCGCACGTGGCCCGCGGCTCGGACAGCGTGCTGTTCTTCCAGTTCAGGGCGTCGCGGTTCGGGGCCGAGAAGTTCCACTCGGGGATGGTGCCGCACGCGGGGACCGGCTCCGCGCAGTGGCGCGAGGTGGTCCGGCTGGGCGCCGACCTGCGCCGGCTGGCCGATCTGCGGGGCAGCCGGGTGCGGGCCGAGGTGGCGCTCGTCTGGGACTGGGAGTCGTACTGGGCGCTGGAGCTGGACTGGCGGCCGTCGGTGGACCTGGCGTTCAGGGAGCGGATGGACGCCTTCTACGAGGCGCTGTGGCGGGAGCACGTCACGGTGGACTTCGTCCACCCTTCCGCCGATATTTCGGGATATCGGGTGGTGGTGGCGCCCAGCTCGTACCTGCTGACCGAGGCGTCCGCCAAGAACCTCCACCGGTACGTGGAGGCGGGCGGCAACCTGCTCGTCTCCTACTTCTCCGGCATCGTCGACGAGCACGACACCATCCACCCGGGCGCCCACCCCGGCGCGCTGCGCGAGCTCCTGGGCCTGTCGATCGAGGAGTTCCACCCGCTGCGCGAGCACGAGACGGTGACGCTGGCGGGCGGCGGCACGGCCCGGATCTGGTCCGAGCGGGTCCACCCGGCGGGCGCGGTCCCCGTACGGGACTTCGCCACCGGACCCGACGCGGGACACCCCGCCCTCACCCGCCACGACCTCGGCGCGGGCACCGCCTGGTACCTCGCCACCGCTCCCGTGACGGGCCTGCGCGAGCTGCTCGCGCAGGTGCTCGACCACGCGGACGTGTCCCGGCCGCGCGGCCTCCCCGACACCCTCGAACTCGTACGCCGGGGCGGCCACGTCTTCCTGATCAACCACGGCGACGAGCCCGTGACGGTCGAAGGGGTGACCGGGACCAGCGTGTTCGACGGCGTACGGCACGAGGGATCGGTCACCGTCGCGCCCGGCGCGGTCACGGTCATCGCCCCCTAG
- a CDS encoding ABC transporter substrate-binding protein has protein sequence MRANRLGAALAVVLTATLASCGSSEPAPSTEAAQSPAAAAKGPVKLTYWTWAPNMDKIAAVWNQAHPDIQITVSKQAGGDDAAAKFLTAAKAGNPPDLVQAEYQHLPSFVAADAVADIKAETASIKGEFAEGLWGLVTLGTEGVYGIPQDSGPMMLFYRKDLFDKYGIAVPKTWQEYADAARTVREKDPKAYLGTFSSKDPGAFTGLAQQAGAQWWSISGESWKVNIADEPTRKVADYWGGLVKEGVIDDMPFFTPEWNKALNDGKLLTWPSAVWAPGVLASNAPKAKGKWAAAPLPQWNAGENVSGFWGGSSTAVSAKTPNKAAAAQFATWMNTDPAALDLLVKEAAIYPAATKAQSSLGQAPDYFSGQPDFWQQAAAVSAVARGFTFGPNVGVTYNAFKDNFDKAVQNKSSFSDAVQGMQDATVADMRKSGFQIAS, from the coding sequence ATGCGCGCCAACCGCCTCGGAGCCGCCCTGGCCGTCGTGCTCACGGCCACTCTCGCGAGCTGCGGGTCCAGCGAACCCGCCCCGAGCACCGAGGCGGCGCAGAGCCCCGCGGCCGCCGCCAAGGGACCGGTCAAGCTGACGTACTGGACCTGGGCCCCCAACATGGACAAGATCGCCGCCGTCTGGAACCAGGCGCACCCGGACATCCAGATCACGGTCAGCAAGCAGGCGGGCGGCGACGACGCGGCGGCCAAGTTCCTCACCGCGGCCAAGGCCGGCAACCCGCCGGACCTGGTGCAGGCCGAGTACCAGCACCTTCCCTCGTTCGTGGCCGCCGACGCGGTGGCCGATATCAAGGCCGAGACCGCCTCGATCAAGGGCGAGTTCGCCGAGGGCCTGTGGGGCCTGGTCACGCTCGGCACGGAGGGCGTGTACGGGATCCCGCAGGACAGCGGCCCGATGATGCTCTTCTACCGCAAGGACCTGTTCGACAAGTACGGCATCGCCGTGCCCAAGACCTGGCAGGAGTACGCCGACGCCGCGCGCACCGTGCGCGAGAAGGACCCGAAGGCGTACCTCGGCACGTTCTCCAGCAAGGATCCGGGAGCGTTCACGGGCCTGGCCCAGCAGGCCGGGGCCCAGTGGTGGTCGATCAGCGGCGAGTCCTGGAAGGTGAACATCGCCGACGAGCCCACCAGGAAGGTCGCCGACTACTGGGGCGGACTGGTCAAGGAGGGTGTCATCGACGACATGCCGTTCTTCACCCCCGAGTGGAACAAGGCGCTCAACGACGGCAAGCTCCTGACCTGGCCGTCGGCGGTCTGGGCGCCGGGCGTGCTGGCGAGCAACGCGCCCAAGGCCAAGGGCAAGTGGGCCGCCGCGCCGCTGCCGCAGTGGAACGCGGGCGAGAACGTCAGCGGCTTCTGGGGCGGCTCGTCCACGGCCGTGTCCGCCAAGACGCCGAACAAGGCCGCCGCCGCCCAGTTCGCCACCTGGATGAACACCGACCCCGCCGCCCTGGACCTGCTGGTCAAGGAGGCCGCCATCTACCCGGCCGCCACCAAGGCCCAGTCGTCGCTCGGCCAGGCGCCCGACTACTTCTCCGGCCAGCCCGACTTCTGGCAGCAGGCCGCCGCCGTCTCCGCCGTCGCCCGCGGCTTCACCTTCGGCCCGAACGTCGGCGTGACGTACAACGCCTTCAAGGACAACTTCGACAAGGCCGTGCAGAACAAGTCATCGTTCTCCGACGCCGTCCAGGGCATGCAGGACGCGACCGTCGCGGACATGCGCAAGTCCGGATTCCAGATCGCCTCATGA
- a CDS encoding carbohydrate ABC transporter permease has protein sequence MNKSGRGAWPYLFLTPAIVLFTLFLAVPIGYTVWLATRRTKVSGLGLGRGARKEVFVGFDNFSAALSDPELWHGWLRVLGYGTLVLVVMLGLALLFALLLDSARARLARFSRIAIFLPYAVPGVAATLLWGFLYLPSLSPIRDVLDVDFLGASTVTYSMANVAVWGGTGFNMLVLYTTLRAIPRDLYEAARLDGASELQVALRVKIPILTPAIILTTVFSIIATIQVFTEPTTLRPLTNTISSTWSPLMKVYRDAFVTGDLYSAAATSIVIAAISLVLSFGFLRVVRGRAFGEG, from the coding sequence ATGAACAAGTCCGGGAGGGGGGCGTGGCCGTACCTGTTCCTGACCCCCGCCATCGTGCTGTTCACGCTCTTCCTCGCGGTGCCCATCGGGTACACCGTCTGGCTGGCGACGCGCCGCACCAAGGTGTCGGGGCTCGGGCTGGGCAGGGGCGCGCGCAAGGAGGTCTTCGTCGGGTTCGACAACTTCTCCGCCGCCCTGTCCGACCCCGAGCTGTGGCACGGCTGGCTGCGCGTGCTCGGCTACGGCACGCTGGTGCTGGTCGTGATGCTGGGGCTGGCCCTGCTGTTCGCGCTGCTGCTGGACTCGGCGCGGGCGCGGCTGGCCCGGTTCTCGCGGATCGCGATCTTCCTGCCGTACGCGGTGCCGGGCGTGGCCGCCACGCTGCTGTGGGGCTTCCTCTACCTGCCCTCGCTCAGCCCCATCAGGGACGTCCTGGACGTCGACTTCCTCGGCGCGAGCACCGTCACGTACTCCATGGCGAACGTGGCGGTGTGGGGCGGGACCGGCTTCAACATGCTCGTCCTCTACACCACGCTCCGGGCGATCCCGCGCGACCTGTACGAGGCCGCGCGGCTGGACGGCGCGTCCGAGCTCCAGGTCGCCCTGCGGGTGAAGATCCCGATCCTCACCCCGGCGATCATCCTGACCACCGTCTTCTCGATCATCGCGACCATCCAGGTGTTCACCGAGCCCACCACGCTGCGGCCGCTGACCAACACGATCAGCTCCACGTGGAGCCCGCTCATGAAGGTCTACCGCGACGCGTTCGTCACCGGCGACCTGTACTCGGCCGCCGCCACCTCGATCGTCATCGCGGCGATCTCGCTCGTCCTGTCGTTCGGGTTCCTGCGCGTCGTCCGCGGCCGCGCCTTCGGGGAGGGCTGA
- a CDS encoding NAD-dependent protein deacetylase: MDGVTVTRLAELVAGGGVAVLSGAGLSTESGIPDYRGPTGRARRAEPMTYQRFTGSAQARQRYWARSHVGWRQIGQARPNAGHRAVAELERRGLLAGIVTQNVDGLHQAAGARRVIELHGGLDRVVCLSCRERTPRAELERRLRAANPDWEAAGARINPDGDAVLTDAQVAGFQVVDCAACGGMLKPDVVFFGENVPRPRVDECFALVAGASLLLVLGSSLTVRSGLRFVTKAASLGIPIAIVNQGETGGDADASLTLDAPLGPTLTELTVRLPVPAQ, encoded by the coding sequence ATGGATGGTGTGACAGTGACACGACTGGCCGAGCTGGTCGCGGGCGGAGGCGTGGCCGTGCTCAGCGGAGCGGGCCTGTCGACCGAGTCCGGCATCCCCGACTACCGGGGGCCGACCGGCCGGGCCCGGCGCGCGGAGCCGATGACGTACCAGCGCTTCACCGGCAGCGCGCAGGCGCGGCAGCGATACTGGGCCCGCAGCCACGTCGGCTGGCGGCAGATCGGCCAGGCCCGGCCCAACGCCGGCCATCGGGCCGTGGCCGAGCTGGAGCGGCGCGGGCTGCTCGCCGGCATCGTCACCCAGAACGTCGACGGCCTGCACCAGGCCGCCGGGGCGCGGCGGGTGATCGAGCTGCACGGCGGGCTCGACCGGGTGGTGTGCCTGTCGTGCCGCGAGCGCACGCCCCGCGCCGAGCTGGAGCGGCGGCTGCGGGCCGCCAATCCGGACTGGGAGGCCGCCGGCGCCCGGATCAACCCCGACGGCGACGCCGTGCTCACCGACGCGCAGGTCGCCGGGTTCCAGGTGGTCGACTGCGCGGCGTGCGGCGGGATGCTCAAGCCCGACGTGGTGTTCTTCGGCGAGAACGTCCCCCGGCCCCGGGTGGACGAGTGCTTCGCCCTGGTGGCGGGCGCGAGCCTGCTGCTGGTGCTGGGGTCGTCGTTGACGGTCAGGTCGGGGCTGCGGTTCGTCACCAAGGCCGCCTCGCTCGGCATCCCCATCGCCATCGTCAACCAGGGGGAGACCGGCGGCGACGCCGACGCCTCGCTCACCCTCGACGCCCCGCTCGGCCCTACGCTGACCGAGCTCACGGTGCGGCTGCCGGTCCCGGCACAATAG
- a CDS encoding YchJ family protein, whose translation MPRTCPCGLPAPYQDCCGRLHRDEAVAATAEQLMRSRYSAFSVGDAAYLLRSWHPSARPARLDLDRKTRWVRLEVLETTGGSVVHTEGTVRFRAHYVERGTPGELEENSSFVRFEGRWVYAGAL comes from the coding sequence ATGCCTCGTACATGTCCGTGCGGCCTGCCCGCCCCCTACCAGGACTGCTGCGGCAGGCTCCACCGGGACGAGGCGGTGGCCGCCACCGCCGAGCAGCTCATGCGGTCCAGATATAGCGCGTTCAGTGTGGGCGACGCCGCCTACCTGCTGCGCAGCTGGCATCCGTCCGCCCGCCCCGCCCGGCTCGACCTGGACAGGAAGACGCGCTGGGTGCGGCTGGAGGTGCTGGAGACGACCGGCGGCAGCGTCGTCCACACCGAGGGCACGGTGCGCTTCCGCGCCCACTACGTCGAACGCGGCACTCCGGGGGAGCTGGAGGAGAACAGCAGTTTCGTCCGTTTCGAGGGCCGCTGGGTGTACGCGGGCGCGCTGTGA